The genome window CCGCCTCCAGCCGCCACGCAGAGCACCGCCGCACCCGCTGCTCCCGCCGCCCCGAAGCCGATCGAGCACGAGGCCCCGCGCGCTGAAGTGAAGTCTCCCGTCGGCTCCGAAACGAAGGCTTGAGCAAGCGGTCACTAGCGCTTTGAGGGCAAAGGGGCAGAATGTTCGATATCGCGTGGTCTGAGCTTCTCGTGATTGCAGTCGTCGCGCTGATCTTTATCGGCCCGAAGGAACTGCCAAGCATGCTTCATACGCTCGGCCGCTTCGTGCGGAAGATCCGCAACCACGCGGACGACTTCCGGCGTCAGTTCGACGACTCGATGCGCGATGGCGGCTATCAGGATCTTCAGAAGAACCTTCAGGACTTCCGCGCCCTCAACCCGGCGGGCCAGTTGAAGGACAGCATCAAGCGCGCCATCGATCACGACTATTCGAAGCCCGCCCCCGTGCCGGAAACACCGCAGGCTAACGCGCCGCAGGGCGCCGATGCCGCGAAGACCGCGAGCGCAGGCACCCCCGCAGCCGCAGAGGTTTCCGCTCTATCGCAGGCCGAGGGACCGGGCGCGCTCGCTCCGGCCACCCCGGCGATCCCGACCGCGCCGCAAGTCGACATCGCTGCGCCTCTGACCGTTCCCGTTCCCGAGACTGCGCCTGCGAAAGCGGCAATCGAGGCGGAGAAAACAAGCGCCGAACCGGCCGTGTCGTCATACGCGCCCGCAAGTCAAGCCGTCCCCGCAAAGCCTTTGGAGCCGCAAGCCGCCGCGAGCGATCCCGCCAAAGACCGCATAGCTCCAGCCGCGTGAGCGCTTACATATGGCCGTGGCCCAACCTGAACAGGACGATCTCGACCAGTCGAAAGCGCCACTCCTCGATCATCTGATCGAGCTGCGGCGTCGGCTGATCTATTGCGTCATCGCGGTCGTCGTCCTCTTCTTCTTCTGCTACGCGTTCGCGCAGTATATCTATAATTTTCTACTGATCCCGTACCGCCTTGCAGTTGGCGGCGATGCGCAGATCGACATGATCTACACCGCACCGCAGGAGTTCTTCTTCACGCAGGTGCGCGTGGCCTTCTTCGGCGCGATCGTGCTGGCCTTCCCGATAATCGCCTCGCAGCTTTACATGTTCGTTGCGCCTGGCCTTTACAAAAACGAACGGCGCGCCTTCCTGCCCTATCTCATCGCGACGCCCGTTCTCTTCATCCTCGGCGGCGCGCTCGTCTTCTTCATCGTGATGCCGCTCGCGATGACGTTCTTCCTGTCGATGCAGCAGACGGGAGCCGACCAGCAGGTCCACATCCAGCTCACCGCTCGCGTGAGCGAATATCTGCACCTGATAACGTCGCTCATTCTCGCCTTCGGCCTGTGCTTCCAGCTTCCGGTCGTGCTGACGCTGCTCGCGCGCGCTGGGCTTGTAACGTCAGCGTGGCTGCGCAAGCAGTGGCGTTACGCCATCGTGGCGATCTTCGCCGTCGCTGCGGTGCTGACGCCGCCGGATGTGATGAGCCAGGTGGGCCTCGCCATTCCGACGC of Rhodomicrobium vannielii ATCC 17100 contains these proteins:
- the tatB gene encoding Sec-independent protein translocase protein TatB, translated to MFDIAWSELLVIAVVALIFIGPKELPSMLHTLGRFVRKIRNHADDFRRQFDDSMRDGGYQDLQKNLQDFRALNPAGQLKDSIKRAIDHDYSKPAPVPETPQANAPQGADAAKTASAGTPAAAEVSALSQAEGPGALAPATPAIPTAPQVDIAAPLTVPVPETAPAKAAIEAEKTSAEPAVSSYAPASQAVPAKPLEPQAAASDPAKDRIAPAA
- the tatC gene encoding twin-arginine translocase subunit TatC, translated to MAVAQPEQDDLDQSKAPLLDHLIELRRRLIYCVIAVVVLFFFCYAFAQYIYNFLLIPYRLAVGGDAQIDMIYTAPQEFFFTQVRVAFFGAIVLAFPIIASQLYMFVAPGLYKNERRAFLPYLIATPVLFILGGALVFFIVMPLAMTFFLSMQQTGADQQVHIQLTARVSEYLHLITSLILAFGLCFQLPVVLTLLARAGLVTSAWLRKQWRYAIVAIFAVAAVLTPPDVMSQVGLAIPTLLLYELSIISVRFVERQRAAEEKKRMEEEIGE